The following coding sequences lie in one Rothia sp. SD9660Na genomic window:
- a CDS encoding SRPBCC domain-containing protein, translating to MNDFKIDDLKPEETLTYRHEFAAAPQQVFEAFTNPTLFIKWFGPADWKIIPNTLTLEPVIGGRKQFVMRHKDQAKFQAPMYMRFVTLAEPHTIEYREALPTPSGQPSDTLIGLRLEFEAGTAVTEDGVGEGTVLKLTQGPLPAGVHKQTLASWQGSFDKLAELLKQA from the coding sequence ATGAACGACTTTAAGATTGACGACCTCAAGCCCGAGGAAACCCTCACCTACCGCCACGAGTTTGCGGCAGCCCCGCAGCAGGTCTTTGAGGCTTTCACCAACCCCACGCTCTTTATCAAGTGGTTTGGCCCTGCCGACTGGAAAATAATTCCCAACACCCTGACCCTGGAACCGGTCATTGGCGGCCGCAAGCAGTTCGTCATGCGCCACAAGGACCAGGCTAAGTTCCAGGCCCCCATGTACATGCGGTTTGTGACCCTGGCGGAGCCCCACACCATCGAGTACCGGGAGGCCCTGCCCACCCCGTCCGGCCAGCCCTCAGACACCCTGATTGGTCTGCGCCTTGAGTTTGAGGCAGGCACCGCGGTAACTGAGGACGGTGTCGGCGAAGGCACCGTGCTCAAGCTGACGCAAGGCCCCCTGCCCGCCGGTGTGCACAAGCAGACCCTGGCCTCCTGGCAGGGTTCCTTCGACAAACTAGCCGAGCTGCTCAAGCAGGCATAA
- a CDS encoding YjjG family noncanonical pyrimidine nucleotidase, with amino-acid sequence MKYKFLLFDLDHTLLDFSAAEDVALTQFMESMQVADVAEAKTVYRTINQQMWKDLEKGLLTKAELVNTRFSRTFTELGRNEDGAALALRYQEMIGMQGHTFPGAEQLLATLADRGYEIYAATNGITYIQENRLRRSPIGPYFKKVFISEQMGTQKPEPAFYHRVSELITAFSPSQALMIGDSLTADIQGGINAGIDTAWYNPSGAPSPSQLQPTYTFSSYAELAELLP; translated from the coding sequence GTGAAGTATAAATTCCTGCTCTTCGACCTCGACCACACCCTGCTTGACTTCTCTGCTGCTGAAGACGTCGCTCTCACCCAGTTCATGGAGTCGATGCAGGTGGCAGACGTAGCCGAAGCTAAAACCGTATACCGTACCATCAACCAGCAGATGTGGAAAGATCTTGAGAAAGGTCTGCTGACCAAGGCGGAACTCGTCAACACCCGTTTTTCTCGCACGTTTACCGAGTTGGGGCGCAATGAAGACGGGGCAGCTCTAGCTCTTCGCTACCAGGAAATGATAGGCATGCAGGGGCACACCTTCCCTGGAGCTGAGCAGCTTCTTGCTACCCTCGCCGACCGTGGCTACGAGATTTATGCCGCAACCAACGGCATTACTTACATTCAGGAAAACCGGCTTCGCCGCTCCCCCATTGGCCCGTATTTCAAAAAGGTCTTTATCTCGGAACAGATGGGAACCCAAAAGCCAGAGCCCGCCTTTTATCACCGGGTATCGGAGCTTATTACGGCTTTTTCTCCGTCGCAGGCTCTCATGATTGGTGATAGCCTCACGGCCGATATTCAAGGTGGCATCAACGCTGGCATAGATACAGCCTGGTACAACCCGAGTGGAGCACCTAGCCCCAGCCAGTTGCAGCCAACCTACACCTTCTCAAGCTACGCAGAGTTAGCGGAACTCCTGCCCTAA
- a CDS encoding acyl-CoA thioesterase gives MARTYTVEVPLRWGDMDAYGHVNNVTMMQVLEEARVALFGPPPSSGEPAPVAGEGARSQLTESQPGRASAQLPLFESLPAGTQALVAENHVKYRSPLAYRGVPVRVQMQVSKVTAASLVVGYELYDPVTGVHCVSASTTLAFFNVETGSLVRLSTEQREQLAA, from the coding sequence ATGGCCAGGACTTACACTGTTGAGGTTCCCCTGCGCTGGGGCGACATGGACGCTTACGGCCACGTCAACAACGTGACCATGATGCAGGTGCTCGAAGAAGCCCGCGTTGCCCTCTTCGGGCCGCCTCCCTCGTCCGGCGAACCTGCGCCGGTCGCGGGGGAGGGCGCAAGGAGCCAGCTGACTGAGAGCCAGCCAGGGCGGGCGTCCGCGCAGCTTCCCCTTTTTGAAAGCCTGCCTGCCGGCACCCAGGCCCTGGTTGCTGAAAACCATGTTAAGTACCGCAGCCCCCTGGCCTACCGTGGAGTGCCGGTGCGGGTGCAGATGCAGGTTAGTAAGGTGACGGCAGCTTCGCTGGTTGTGGGCTACGAACTGTACGACCCGGTGACCGGCGTTCACTGCGTTTCAGCCAGCACCACCCTGGCCTTCTTCAATGTTGAGACTGGCTCCCTGGTGCGCCTGAGCACCGAGCAACGGGAGCAACTGGCGGCCTAG
- a CDS encoding amino acid permease: MAHTPSQGQAQAPTLKRSLTHGQMTMIVLGSALGTGLFLGSSGAIALAGPAVILSYAIGSLVAAIIAASTGEMAVRYPVRGGFGSIAGRYLGPYAGYLTRWAYWTVTAIITGIELVAVGTYLQYWWPNLPLWAGIVLFGAVIILLNIRSVKYFGTMEFFLSSIKVIALLLFVLVGLALVFVGFPGHEATGITNLTNDGGFMPTGFHGIWLSLAVVMFSFGGIEMLSISAAEAKDPVRSVRASTKANMWRLATIYVISMFIVVSIIPWQSAAQLDGSVEASPFVLVFSEIGVPAIASITNFIILVAALSAANANLYAGTRLLHSLASEKMAPAPLARVSGSGIPVLAMWASTSGVVLAILLALFLPGQAFGLMMTLTMVCALTVWVLILLAYIAFKGGEGNSSAFRMWGGQSTAGLGIFLLLAIWAALFARTGNAAPATMGIAYFLILTMIYFGVVKRVHTGHEDAFAEADAAVAGYRGKQG; encoded by the coding sequence GTGGCACACACACCTTCGCAGGGGCAGGCTCAGGCGCCCACCCTCAAACGCTCACTGACGCACGGGCAGATGACCATGATCGTGCTGGGCTCAGCCCTGGGCACCGGCCTCTTCCTGGGCTCATCTGGCGCGATTGCTCTGGCGGGCCCGGCCGTCATTCTTTCCTACGCTATCGGTTCGCTGGTAGCTGCCATCATCGCCGCCTCCACGGGCGAAATGGCCGTGCGCTACCCCGTGCGCGGTGGTTTTGGCTCCATCGCCGGGCGCTACCTGGGGCCCTACGCCGGCTACCTGACCCGCTGGGCCTACTGGACCGTCACCGCTATCATCACCGGTATCGAGCTGGTCGCCGTGGGCACCTACCTACAGTACTGGTGGCCTAACCTGCCCCTGTGGGCCGGTATCGTTTTGTTCGGTGCCGTGATTATTCTGCTGAACATTCGCTCGGTGAAGTACTTTGGTACCATGGAGTTCTTCCTGTCCTCCATCAAGGTCATCGCCCTGCTGCTCTTCGTGCTGGTGGGCCTGGCCCTGGTCTTTGTGGGCTTCCCCGGTCATGAGGCCACCGGCATCACCAACCTGACCAACGACGGCGGCTTCATGCCCACCGGCTTCCACGGCATCTGGCTCTCACTGGCCGTGGTCATGTTCTCCTTCGGCGGCATCGAAATGCTCTCCATTTCAGCGGCTGAAGCCAAGGACCCGGTGCGCTCGGTACGGGCCTCTACCAAGGCCAATATGTGGCGTCTGGCGACAATCTACGTGATCTCTATGTTCATCGTCGTTTCGATTATTCCTTGGCAGTCAGCCGCCCAGCTGGACGGCTCCGTTGAGGCCTCGCCTTTCGTGCTGGTCTTCTCAGAAATCGGCGTGCCAGCCATTGCCTCCATCACCAACTTCATCATCCTGGTTGCTGCTCTGTCTGCCGCCAACGCTAACCTCTACGCGGGCACCCGCCTGCTGCACTCCCTGGCCAGTGAGAAAATGGCACCTGCGCCCCTGGCTCGGGTGAGCGGCAGCGGTATTCCGGTGCTGGCCATGTGGGCCTCAACCTCGGGCGTGGTGCTGGCCATTCTGCTGGCTCTCTTCCTGCCCGGCCAGGCCTTTGGGCTCATGATGACCCTGACCATGGTCTGCGCCCTCACCGTCTGGGTACTGATTCTACTGGCTTACATCGCCTTCAAGGGGGGCGAGGGCAACTCTTCGGCCTTCCGTATGTGGGGAGGACAATCCACCGCCGGCCTGGGCATCTTCCTGCTGCTGGCAATCTGGGCTGCCCTCTTCGCCCGCACCGGTAACGCCGCCCCCGCGACCATGGGCATCGCCTACTTCCTGATTCTGACCATGATTTACTTCGGTGTGGTCAAGCGCGTGCATACCGGGCACGAGGACGCCTTCGCCGAGGCGGACGCCGCCGTGGCAGGTTATCGGGGGAAGCAGGGCTAG
- a CDS encoding amino acid permease, which yields MASTTTGQQEGGNLSRALSHGQLTMIALGLAVGTGLFLGSGAAISIAGPAVIVSYAIGSLIAAIIGACAGEMAVRYPVRGGFGTIAGKFLSPYAGYLTRWAYWMTTVTLAGAEVVAVGAYMAYWYPNVPLWIWVLIAGGAIFVLNLTSVKSFGVVEFFLSSIKVSAVVLFIIFGLALVFFGLPGQDATGVSNLTAHGGFMPNGLSSIWIALAVVMFSFGGIELISISAAEAKDPVRSVRSSAKAMMWRLATFYVLSLFIVVAIIPWTSAAALGKDIEGSPFVMVFTELGTPYIGGITNFILMTAALSGANAALYAATRLLHALGHEGMAPKVLARTSSSGIPNLALTVSSLGAVVAMIMAISGVGGIFGYMMALVTVCVLVVWSMILLSYMAYKKVEGDASPFRVFGGSATAAVGLIGVIATFIAMFFAGGSMLPSIFVGLGFFGLITIIYFAGVHKNISTSDDAFDEVRAVTTQVPVVDGTKQR from the coding sequence GTGGCATCAACCACCACCGGCCAGCAGGAGGGCGGCAACCTCAGCCGCGCCCTCTCCCACGGCCAGCTCACCATGATTGCGCTCGGCCTCGCCGTGGGCACCGGCCTCTTTTTGGGCTCCGGCGCAGCTATCTCTATTGCGGGCCCGGCCGTCATCGTCTCCTACGCCATCGGCTCACTGATCGCCGCTATTATCGGCGCCTGCGCCGGTGAAATGGCCGTGCGCTACCCCGTGCGCGGCGGCTTCGGCACCATCGCCGGTAAATTCCTCAGCCCCTACGCGGGCTACCTGACCCGCTGGGCCTACTGGATGACCACCGTAACCTTAGCCGGTGCCGAGGTTGTAGCTGTCGGCGCCTACATGGCCTACTGGTACCCCAACGTACCCCTCTGGATCTGGGTACTCATCGCGGGCGGCGCGATCTTCGTGCTCAACCTGACCAGCGTCAAGTCCTTCGGCGTGGTGGAATTTTTCCTGTCCTCTATCAAGGTGAGTGCGGTCGTCCTCTTCATCATCTTCGGCCTTGCCCTGGTCTTCTTCGGCCTGCCCGGCCAGGACGCCACCGGCGTCTCCAACCTCACCGCCCACGGCGGCTTCATGCCCAACGGTCTCTCCTCTATCTGGATTGCCCTTGCCGTGGTCATGTTCTCCTTCGGCGGTATCGAGCTCATCTCCATCTCCGCAGCAGAAGCTAAGGACCCGGTACGTTCCGTGCGCTCCTCAGCGAAGGCTATGATGTGGCGCCTGGCTACCTTCTACGTACTCTCCCTCTTCATCGTGGTCGCCATCATCCCCTGGACCAGCGCTGCCGCCCTGGGCAAGGACATCGAAGGCTCCCCCTTCGTTATGGTCTTCACCGAACTGGGCACTCCCTACATTGGCGGTATCACCAACTTCATCCTCATGACCGCAGCCCTGTCCGGCGCCAACGCCGCCCTCTACGCGGCAACCCGCCTGCTGCACGCCCTGGGGCACGAGGGTATGGCCCCCAAGGTTCTTGCACGCACCAGCTCCTCAGGTATTCCCAACCTGGCGCTGACCGTCTCATCCCTGGGTGCTGTGGTCGCCATGATCATGGCTATCTCGGGTGTGGGCGGAATCTTCGGCTACATGATGGCCCTGGTCACCGTCTGCGTGCTGGTAGTCTGGTCCATGATTCTGCTGTCCTACATGGCCTACAAGAAGGTTGAAGGCGACGCCTCCCCCTTCCGTGTCTTCGGCGGCTCAGCTACCGCAGCGGTTGGCCTGATCGGCGTCATCGCCACCTTCATCGCCATGTTCTTCGCCGGTGGCTCCATGCTCCCCTCCATCTTCGTGGGTCTGGGCTTCTTCGGTCTGATTACCATCATCTACTTCGCCGGTGTCCACAAGAACATCAGCACCTCAGATGACGCCTTCGACGAGGTTCGCGCCGTCACCACCCAGGTGCCCGTCGTCGACGGCACCAAACAGCGCTAA
- a CDS encoding queuosine precursor transporter, with the protein MSTPTSSSPASAQPTTADTGFARPTRTYYDLLLAATCVVFILSNIGATKGVTFGSIITDGGFFLFPLAYVLGDVVSEIYGFKLARRAIITSFVAAAAAAASFWVLIALPAADFYEGQAALETVLGPVPQILAGSLLGFLAGQLLNSWVLVKLKAATGGRHLWGRLMGSTLVGELADTLIFCTIAAPIIGITTFGDFLNYVIVGYIYKCAVEFLLLPITYPVIGWFKRKEPTYSPAR; encoded by the coding sequence GTGTCTACACCCACCAGCAGCTCACCGGCGTCCGCCCAGCCCACCACCGCCGATACCGGCTTTGCCCGCCCCACCCGCACCTACTACGACCTGCTACTGGCAGCCACCTGCGTGGTCTTTATTCTCTCTAATATCGGGGCTACCAAGGGCGTCACCTTCGGGTCAATCATCACCGACGGCGGTTTCTTCCTCTTCCCCCTGGCTTACGTGCTGGGCGATGTGGTCAGCGAAATTTACGGCTTTAAACTAGCTCGCCGCGCCATTATCACCAGCTTCGTTGCCGCTGCTGCTGCCGCCGCTAGCTTCTGGGTACTCATTGCCTTGCCCGCCGCCGACTTCTACGAGGGGCAGGCCGCCCTTGAAACTGTCCTTGGCCCCGTGCCCCAGATTCTGGCAGGCTCCCTGCTGGGCTTCCTGGCGGGCCAGCTACTGAACTCCTGGGTGCTAGTGAAGCTCAAGGCAGCAACCGGCGGCCGCCATCTCTGGGGTCGACTCATGGGCTCCACCCTGGTCGGCGAGCTAGCTGACACCCTCATCTTCTGCACTATCGCCGCCCCCATTATTGGAATTACAACTTTCGGTGACTTCCTCAACTACGTCATCGTGGGCTACATCTACAAGTGCGCCGTTGAGTTCCTCCTGCTGCCCATCACCTACCCCGTTATCGGCTGGTTCAAGCGCAAGGAGCCTACCTACAGCCCTGCCCGCTAA
- a CDS encoding TetR/AcrR family transcriptional regulator — translation MPRITAATNAAQRENTKRAILDSFGRLLYERGLPGLTMTHVAKTAGIGRTAVYNYFADMGELLIAYALDETERFLTELREALAGVENPIDQLAVYVRLQIEDLSRRHMPPGPAMRSVLSPEAFAKLGDHVRELQMVLAGILSAAIERGYLPENDIRELAQLVHGSLSSSADRTDEASSIEARERHIESTIRFIQMGLGARFDESGRPVRLDGTPELHLVAAS, via the coding sequence ATGCCTCGAATTACTGCCGCCACCAATGCCGCTCAACGCGAGAACACCAAACGCGCCATCCTCGACTCTTTCGGTCGCCTACTCTACGAGCGCGGCCTGCCCGGACTCACCATGACCCACGTGGCCAAAACCGCTGGCATCGGCCGCACCGCGGTGTACAACTACTTTGCTGACATGGGTGAACTTCTCATTGCCTACGCCCTCGATGAGACCGAGCGCTTCCTCACCGAACTCCGTGAGGCCCTGGCAGGGGTTGAGAACCCCATCGACCAGCTGGCTGTCTACGTGCGCCTACAGATTGAAGACCTTTCCCGCCGCCACATGCCCCCCGGCCCCGCTATGCGGTCAGTCCTCTCCCCCGAGGCTTTTGCCAAGCTGGGTGACCATGTGCGTGAACTGCAGATGGTCCTGGCGGGGATTCTTTCTGCGGCGATTGAGCGTGGCTACCTGCCCGAGAATGATATCCGTGAGCTGGCTCAGCTGGTGCATGGCTCCCTCTCATCGAGCGCCGACCGCACCGACGAGGCCAGCAGCATTGAAGCCCGCGAGCGCCACATTGAGAGCACCATTCGCTTTATTCAGATGGGCCTGGGGGCTCGTTTTGATGAGAGCGGACGCCCCGTACGTCTGGACGGCACCCCGGAGCTGCACCTGGTCGCAGCGTCCTAA
- a CDS encoding type II toxin-antitoxin system VapB family antitoxin, with product MIFKGVGDTRPYPDHGLTQRTWGSIAPSQVRLDRLITTQKNLNLETLLAEDSTFYGDLFPHVVHYRGELYLEDGVHRALRTALQRRAVMYARVLDLDALAPSLLGTGH from the coding sequence ATGATTTTCAAAGGAGTCGGCGATACCCGCCCCTACCCAGACCACGGGCTCACTCAGCGCACCTGGGGCTCCATCGCCCCCTCCCAAGTCCGGCTAGACCGCCTCATCACCACCCAGAAAAACCTCAACCTCGAAACCCTCCTGGCCGAAGACTCCACCTTCTATGGGGACCTCTTCCCCCACGTCGTCCACTACCGGGGCGAACTCTACCTTGAAGACGGCGTCCACCGTGCCCTGCGTACCGCCCTGCAACGCCGCGCCGTCATGTATGCCCGCGTGCTCGACCTGGATGCCCTAGCCCCCTCGCTTCTGGGGACGGGACATTAG
- a CDS encoding AAA family ATPase, with translation MLYKKQLTGSHVGLVVGSFAPLHRGHIDQILRAKKENPGGTLVIVAGSQQDAGEQAGMKHTKRYRYVSEHFKNDPLVIVDSLDETDLISPEAWAQALDGFWATHVAAGAERRLYLLDEEHISRFQAGNQDAGGQPTARLAPCQLPASEPDIRENPLAHWDLIAPPFRRFFTRNVLVMGAASGGKTTLVEDLGKLYNAPYSYEYARVYQVEANIRDEDYDLLDYQNVLTGQFNLNRETIDNPGNRGLTLMDTDAMVTKAYAAMSAADPASELSESDYAKLLPLADSLIAKARWDLILFIPPVGASGYTLDGFRSQTNNSDDYLGEISRIMLAEVEAAGLLDRLILLNGADYAERYEQAKAAIERLLP, from the coding sequence ATGCTTTACAAAAAACAGCTCACCGGCTCCCACGTGGGGCTTGTGGTGGGCAGCTTCGCTCCCCTGCACCGCGGCCATATCGACCAGATTCTGCGCGCTAAGAAAGAGAACCCCGGCGGCACCCTGGTAATTGTCGCCGGTTCCCAGCAGGACGCCGGTGAGCAGGCGGGCATGAAGCACACCAAGCGCTACCGCTATGTGTCTGAGCACTTTAAGAACGACCCCCTCGTCATTGTTGATTCCCTCGATGAAACCGATCTCATCAGCCCCGAAGCCTGGGCTCAAGCTCTGGATGGCTTCTGGGCTACCCACGTGGCAGCGGGCGCTGAGCGCCGCCTCTACCTGCTCGACGAAGAGCACATCTCCCGGTTTCAGGCAGGAAATCAGGACGCCGGTGGGCAGCCTACCGCCCGCCTGGCACCCTGCCAGCTGCCGGCGTCCGAACCGGACATCCGGGAAAACCCGCTGGCCCACTGGGACCTTATCGCCCCGCCCTTCCGCCGTTTCTTTACCCGCAACGTCCTGGTCATGGGGGCTGCCTCGGGCGGCAAAACCACCCTGGTAGAGGATCTCGGCAAGCTCTATAACGCCCCCTACTCCTACGAGTACGCGCGGGTCTACCAGGTCGAGGCCAATATCCGCGATGAGGATTATGACCTGTTGGACTACCAGAACGTGCTGACCGGCCAGTTCAACCTCAACCGCGAAACCATCGACAACCCCGGCAACCGGGGGCTCACCCTCATGGACACCGACGCCATGGTCACCAAGGCCTACGCCGCCATGAGCGCAGCCGACCCCGCCAGCGAACTGAGCGAGAGCGACTACGCCAAGCTGCTACCCCTGGCTGATTCCCTGATTGCCAAGGCCCGCTGGGATCTGATTCTCTTTATCCCGCCGGTGGGGGCCTCCGGCTACACCCTCGACGGCTTCCGCTCCCAGACCAATAACTCCGATGACTACCTCGGCGAGATTTCCCGCATCATGCTGGCCGAAGTTGAGGCAGCCGGCCTCCTTGACCGCCTGATCCTACTTAATGGCGCGGACTACGCCGAGCGCTACGAGCAAGCCAAGGCCGCTATCGAACGCCTCCTCCCCTAA
- the pnuC gene encoding nicotinamide riboside transporter PnuC produces the protein MSAPTTGQAPANPLARLAKATYTDLFTSYTPFEKVFFPALILLQVVVSTVAFEGWLSFITAFAGMVCVILVGKGRLSNYFFGIVQNVPYLILAYQAYFIGEITIAAFYVLTQFWGLYMWRKNMRAAKTRPELSGASFDGAGQRTGSRAVTSGTGTRGADAGGGGAYALASAAEGTALDVQTRRLTLPAIAGVLALLAAASWGYGVLLNGWGSNQPYVDAFTTVIALISQVLMVYRFREQWIGWLVLNAVQIYLWSTVEGGGNIAIMAMYLGFIANSVYGWYNWTKLSRGVQG, from the coding sequence ATGAGCGCACCCACCACCGGCCAGGCACCGGCCAACCCCCTGGCCCGCCTTGCCAAGGCCACCTACACCGACCTCTTCACCAGCTACACCCCCTTTGAGAAGGTCTTCTTCCCGGCCCTGATTCTGCTGCAGGTCGTGGTCAGTACCGTAGCCTTTGAGGGCTGGCTGAGCTTCATCACGGCCTTTGCGGGCATGGTCTGCGTGATTCTGGTGGGCAAGGGGCGCCTGTCGAACTACTTCTTCGGCATCGTGCAGAACGTGCCCTACCTGATTCTGGCCTACCAGGCCTACTTCATCGGCGAAATTACTATTGCCGCCTTCTATGTGCTCACCCAGTTCTGGGGCCTCTACATGTGGCGCAAGAACATGCGGGCAGCCAAGACCCGGCCCGAGTTGAGCGGGGCTTCCTTTGACGGGGCTGGGCAGCGTACCGGCAGCCGCGCCGTGACCAGCGGTACCGGAACTAGGGGTGCGGACGCCGGTGGGGGCGGGGCGTACGCCCTGGCTAGTGCCGCCGAGGGCACCGCACTTGATGTGCAGACCCGCCGCCTAACCCTGCCCGCTATCGCGGGCGTACTGGCGCTCCTGGCCGCAGCATCGTGGGGCTACGGGGTGCTACTGAACGGTTGGGGATCCAACCAGCCCTACGTTGACGCCTTCACCACCGTGATTGCCCTGATTTCGCAGGTGCTGATGGTCTACCGCTTCCGCGAACAGTGGATCGGCTGGCTGGTACTGAACGCCGTACAGATCTACCTGTGGTCAACCGTAGAAGGCGGCGGCAACATAGCCATTATGGCCATGTACCTGGGCTTTATCGCCAACTCGGTCTACGGCTGGTACAACTGGACTAAGCTGTCTCGCGGGGTGCAGGGCTAG